One genomic window of Haemophilus haemolyticus includes the following:
- the glpE gene encoding thiosulfate sulfurtransferase GlpE, protein MSFKEITPQQAWEMVQQGAVLADIRDDARFTHSHPKGAFHLTNQSFLQFEELVDFDSPIIVSCYHGVSSKNVATFLVEQGYENVFSIVGGFDGWEKANLPVEREY, encoded by the coding sequence ATGTCATTTAAAGAAATTACGCCACAACAAGCGTGGGAAATGGTTCAGCAAGGGGCAGTGTTAGCCGATATTCGCGATGATGCCCGCTTTACCCACTCGCATCCTAAAGGTGCTTTTCATTTAACGAACCAAAGTTTTTTACAATTCGAAGAATTAGTAGATTTTGATTCACCCATTATTGTGAGTTGTTATCATGGCGTGAGCAGTAAAAATGTGGCGACCTTTCTAGTGGAACAAGGCTATGAAAATGTGTTTAGTATTGTTGGTGGATTTGATGGTTGGGAGAAAGCAAATTTACCAGTAGAAAGAGAATATTAA
- a CDS encoding ABC transporter ATP-binding protein: MIVFSNLSLKQGQTELLENSSATINPKQKVGLVGKNGCGKSSLFALLKKELMPEGGEVNYPSNWRVSWVNQETPALDISAIDYVIQGDREYCRLQRELNQANERNDGNAIARIHGQLETLDAWTIQSRAASLLHGLGFSQEEITQSVKAFSGGWRMRLNLAQALLCPSDLLLLDEPTNHLDLDAVIWLERWLVQYQGTLVLISHDRDFLDPIVTKILHIENQKLNEYTGDYSSFEVQRATKLAQQTAMYRQQQQKISHLQKYIDRFKAKATKAKQAQSRMKALERMELIAPAYVDNPFTFEFRPPQSLPNPLVMIEQASAGYGSGESAVEILSKIKLNLVPGSRIGLLGKNGAGKSTLIKLLAGELTALSGTVQLAKGVQLGYFAQHQLDTLRADESALWHMQKLAPEQTEQQVRDYLGSFAFHGDKVNQAVKSFSGGEKARLVLALIVWQRPNLLLLDEPTNHLDLDMRQALTEALVDYEGSLVVVSHDRHLLRNTVEEFYLVHDKKVEEFKGDLEDYQKWLSEQNRTPENKVSEKVGDNENSVQNRKEQKRREAELLQQTAPLRKKITQLEEKMNKFSSELANIENQLADAELYSAENKEKLTALLTQQVDVKKALDDVEMEWMIAQEELEEMLQA, encoded by the coding sequence ATGATTGTATTTAGTAACTTATCCTTAAAACAAGGGCAAACGGAACTTCTCGAAAATTCTTCTGCTACGATTAATCCCAAACAAAAAGTCGGTTTGGTGGGGAAAAATGGTTGTGGAAAATCTTCGCTTTTTGCTTTATTAAAAAAAGAATTAATGCCAGAGGGCGGCGAGGTAAATTATCCGTCAAATTGGCGGGTATCTTGGGTGAATCAAGAAACGCCCGCATTGGATATTTCTGCGATTGATTATGTGATCCAAGGGGATCGTGAATATTGCCGTTTGCAACGAGAGCTTAATCAGGCAAATGAACGCAATGACGGTAACGCCATTGCGCGCATTCATGGGCAATTAGAAACCTTGGATGCGTGGACAATTCAATCTCGTGCTGCTTCTTTATTGCATGGTTTAGGATTTAGCCAAGAAGAAATAACTCAGTCAGTGAAAGCCTTTTCGGGTGGTTGGCGGATGCGTTTGAATTTGGCGCAAGCTCTGCTTTGTCCATCGGATTTATTATTACTGGATGAACCGACCAACCATTTGGATTTGGATGCGGTTATTTGGTTGGAGCGTTGGTTAGTGCAATATCAAGGTACCTTGGTATTAATTTCTCACGACCGTGATTTTCTCGACCCGATTGTGACAAAAATCCTCCATATCGAAAATCAGAAGCTCAACGAATATACGGGCGATTATTCTTCTTTTGAAGTGCAACGAGCGACTAAACTGGCACAACAAACAGCCATGTATCGTCAGCAACAGCAAAAGATTTCCCATTTACAAAAATATATTGATCGCTTTAAAGCCAAAGCCACCAAAGCCAAACAGGCGCAAAGCCGTATGAAAGCCTTAGAGCGCATGGAGCTGATTGCCCCAGCTTATGTGGATAATCCTTTTACCTTTGAATTTCGTCCACCGCAATCCTTGCCGAATCCATTAGTGATGATTGAGCAGGCGAGTGCGGGTTATGGTAGTGGTGAAAGTGCGGTAGAAATTTTAAGTAAAATTAAACTGAATTTGGTGCCCGGTTCGCGGATTGGTTTACTCGGTAAAAATGGCGCGGGAAAATCAACGCTGATTAAACTTTTAGCGGGAGAACTGACTGCACTTTCAGGTACTGTGCAGTTGGCAAAAGGTGTGCAGCTTGGCTATTTTGCTCAGCATCAATTAGATACTTTGCGCGCAGACGAATCCGCTCTCTGGCATATGCAAAAACTCGCTCCTGAGCAAACGGAGCAACAGGTTAGAGATTATTTGGGAAGTTTTGCGTTCCATGGCGATAAAGTAAATCAAGCAGTGAAATCCTTTTCTGGTGGTGAAAAAGCCCGATTAGTGTTGGCTTTGATTGTTTGGCAACGCCCGAATTTGCTACTACTTGATGAACCGACTAACCATTTGGATTTGGATATGCGGCAGGCATTAACCGAAGCGCTGGTGGATTACGAAGGTTCTTTGGTGGTGGTGTCTCACGATCGTCATTTATTACGCAATACTGTGGAAGAATTTTATTTAGTTCACGATAAAAAAGTGGAAGAATTCAAAGGCGATTTAGAGGATTATCAAAAATGGCTGAGTGAACAAAACAGAACGCCTGAAAATAAAGTTTCAGAAAAAGTTGGCGATAATGAAAATTCGGTTCAAAATCGTAAGGAACAAAAACGTCGTGAAGCAGAGTTACTCCAACAAACTGCGCCATTGCGTAAAAAAATCACGCAATTAGAAGAAAAAATGAATAAATTTTCTTCTGAGCTTGCGAACATAGAAAATCAATTGGCAGATGCCGAATTATATAGTGCCGAAAATAAAGAAAAATTGACCGCACTTTTGACACAACAAGTGGATGTGAAGAAAGCATTGGATGATGTAGAAATGGAATGGATGATTGCTCAGGAAGAATTGGAAGAAATGCTTCAGGCATAA
- a CDS encoding topoisomerase DNA-binding C4 zinc finger domain-containing protein, whose amino-acid sequence MNQSLFHHSKQQEYCPQCGAPLQIKQGKKGLFLGCSAYPECDYLRPLQRAEHKVLKTLDEICPKCGNLLQLKQGSFGMFIGCSHYPECDFVVREESESEEKIACPECKTGHLISRRGRQGKIFYGCDNFPKCKFSLPAKPYTVPCPTCHFPLSLLKSEDGEKQIFQCANKTCRHIFEQ is encoded by the coding sequence ATGAATCAAAGCCTTTTTCATCATAGCAAACAACAGGAATATTGCCCTCAATGTGGTGCGCCTTTGCAAATTAAACAAGGCAAAAAAGGGCTCTTTTTAGGTTGTTCTGCTTATCCTGAATGTGATTATTTGCGTCCTTTGCAAAGGGCAGAGCATAAAGTATTAAAAACACTTGATGAAATTTGCCCGAAGTGCGGTAATTTATTGCAGTTGAAACAAGGCAGTTTTGGGATGTTTATTGGTTGTAGCCATTATCCTGAATGCGATTTTGTGGTGCGGGAAGAATCTGAATCTGAGGAAAAAATTGCTTGTCCTGAATGTAAAACGGGGCATTTGATTTCTCGTCGTGGTCGCCAAGGAAAAATTTTTTACGGCTGTGATAATTTCCCTAAATGTAAATTTTCTTTACCTGCCAAGCCTTATACTGTGCCTTGCCCAACGTGCCATTTTCCTCTTTCTTTGTTAAAAAGCGAAGATGGGGAAAAACAAATTTTCCAGTGTGCAAATAAAACTTGCCGTCATATTTTTGAGCAATAA
- a CDS encoding Sua5/YciO/YrdC/YwlC family protein yields the protein MNREQIANALRQNQVVAYPTEAVFGLGCNPQSESAVKKLLDLKQRPVEKGLILVAPSLDFFHPFVDFEQINDEQLSRLQGKYERPTTWIVPAKSTTSHFLTGKFDSIAVRLCDHPSVKALCEITGFALTSTSANLTGEPPCRTADEVRLQFGDDFPVLDELVGDARNPSEIRDLRTNQLFRQG from the coding sequence ATGAATAGAGAACAAATCGCCAACGCACTTCGACAAAATCAAGTGGTAGCTTATCCCACTGAAGCTGTGTTTGGCTTGGGCTGTAATCCGCAAAGTGAAAGTGCGGTAAAAAAATTACTTGATTTAAAGCAACGTCCAGTGGAAAAAGGGCTGATTTTAGTGGCGCCTAGCTTGGATTTTTTCCATCCTTTTGTTGATTTTGAACAGATTAACGATGAACAGCTTTCTCGCCTGCAAGGTAAATATGAACGTCCAACAACTTGGATCGTGCCCGCTAAATCGACCACTTCGCATTTTCTTACAGGCAAATTTGATAGCATTGCGGTACGTTTGTGCGATCACCCGTCTGTGAAAGCTTTGTGTGAAATCACAGGGTTTGCATTAACTTCGACTAGCGCAAATCTGACTGGTGAGCCACCTTGCCGCACCGCCGATGAAGTACGGTTACAATTCGGTGATGATTTTCCTGTATTGGATGAACTTGTCGGAGATGCACGCAATCCATCCGAAATTCGAGACTTGCGCACAAATCAACTTTTTAGACAGGGATAA
- the aroE gene encoding shikimate dehydrogenase translates to MDLYAVWGNPIAQSKSPLIQNKLAAQTHQTMEYIVKLGDLDAFEQQLLAFFEDGAKGCNITSPFKERAYQLADEYSQRAKLAEACNTLKKLDGGKLYADNTDGIGLVTDLQRLNWLHPNQRVLILGAGGATKGVLLPLLQAQQNIVLANRTFSKAKELAERFQPYGNIQAASMDSIPLQTYDVVINATSAGLSGGTAPVDPEILKLGSAFYDMQYAKGVDTPFIALCKSLGLINVSDGFGMLVAQAAHSFHLWRGVMPNFVVVYEQLK, encoded by the coding sequence ATGGATCTTTATGCTGTGTGGGGCAATCCAATTGCGCAAAGTAAATCCCCATTGATTCAAAATAAGTTAGCCGCGCAAACCCATCAGACTATGGAATACATTGTAAAATTAGGTGATCTTGATGCTTTTGAACAACAGCTTTTAGCATTTTTTGAGGATGGCGCGAAAGGTTGCAATATTACTTCGCCCTTTAAAGAGCGAGCTTATCAGCTGGCAGACGAATATAGCCAACGAGCAAAACTGGCGGAAGCCTGTAATACTCTCAAAAAACTCGATGGTGGAAAACTTTATGCGGATAACACTGATGGGATTGGTTTGGTAACGGATTTACAACGTTTGAATTGGCTTCATCCAAATCAACGCGTATTAATTTTGGGGGCGGGTGGAGCAACAAAAGGCGTATTATTGCCACTTTTACAAGCTCAACAAAATATTGTTCTTGCTAACCGCACTTTTTCGAAAGCCAAAGAATTAGCTGAAAGATTTCAGCCTTACGGCAATATTCAAGCCGCCTCAATGGATTCTATTCCGCTACAAACCTATGATGTAGTGATTAATGCAACTTCAGCTGGATTAAGTGGTGGAACAGCTCCAGTTGATCCTGAAATTTTAAAATTGGGTTCAGCTTTTTACGATATGCAATATGCGAAAGGCGTAGACACGCCATTTATTGCATTATGCAAAAGTTTAGGTTTAATCAACGTTAGCGATGGCTTTGGAATGTTGGTCGCACAAGCTGCACATTCTTTCCATTTATGGCGAGGCGTAATGCCAAATTTTGTCGTGGTTTATGAGCAATTAAAATAA
- a CDS encoding DUF3800 domain-containing protein: MESKYSDFMVYVDESGDHSLQSIDKNYPVFVLAFCIFYKNHYRNNIVPQIQKLKFDYFGHDMVILHEHEIRKEKGDFNIFTSREQREGFMERISSIIENTNFILAACAIDKRKMPQNETTHPYHFSLKHCLETLYEFVCEKHQEDKITFVAVESRGRNEDRELELEFLRICDGQNKFKKPLPFQVKIVPKQINSVGLQVADLVARPIGRYILDSNQPNRAFEILKKKFYCEDGRKILGENFDQKGLKHFP, from the coding sequence ATGGAAAGTAAATACAGCGACTTTATGGTGTATGTCGATGAAAGTGGAGACCATAGTTTACAGTCAATCGACAAAAACTACCCTGTGTTTGTGCTTGCATTCTGTATTTTTTATAAAAATCATTATAGGAATAATATTGTTCCACAGATACAGAAGCTAAAATTTGATTATTTTGGTCATGATATGGTGATATTGCACGAGCATGAAATCCGTAAAGAAAAAGGCGATTTTAATATTTTCACTTCTCGTGAACAGCGTGAAGGTTTTATGGAACGTATTTCATCTATTATTGAAAATACTAATTTTATTCTTGCTGCTTGTGCGATTGATAAGCGAAAAATGCCGCAAAATGAAACAACACACCCTTATCATTTTTCACTCAAACATTGTTTAGAAACCCTATACGAATTTGTTTGTGAAAAGCATCAAGAAGATAAAATCACTTTTGTTGCCGTGGAAAGCCGTGGACGTAATGAGGATAGAGAGTTAGAGCTGGAATTTTTACGTATTTGTGACGGACAAAATAAATTCAAAAAGCCTTTGCCTTTTCAAGTAAAAATTGTGCCAAAACAGATTAATTCTGTAGGACTACAGGTGGCTGATTTGGTAGCAAGGCCTATCGGAAGATATATTTTAGATAGCAACCAGCCAAATCGAGCCTTTGAGATTCTTAAAAAGAAATTTTATTGTGAAGATGGAAGAAAAATACTGGGGGAAAATTTTGATCAAAAAGGACTGAAACATTTTCCTTAG
- a CDS encoding DNA-3-methyladenine glycosylase I, which yields MQQITRCPWVGEQPIYIDYHDNEWGKPEFDSQKLFEKICLEGQQAGLSWITVLKKRESYRVAFHQFDPKKIAKMTALDINDCMKNAGLIRHRDKLEAIVKNAKAYLAMEKCGENFSDFIWSFVNHKPIVNNVPDLRSVPAKTEASKALSKALKKRGFVFVGETTCYAFMQSMGLVDDHLNNCPCKTR from the coding sequence ATGCAACAAATAACAAGATGCCCTTGGGTTGGTGAACAACCTATTTATATTGATTATCATGACAATGAATGGGGTAAGCCTGAATTCGATAGCCAAAAGCTATTTGAAAAAATTTGTCTGGAAGGGCAGCAAGCGGGGCTTTCGTGGATTACGGTTTTGAAAAAACGTGAATCTTACCGTGTGGCCTTTCATCAATTTGATCCGAAAAAAATCGCAAAAATGACCGCACTTGATATTAATGATTGTATGAAAAATGCAGGATTAATTCGCCATCGAGACAAGTTAGAGGCCATTGTCAAAAATGCGAAAGCTTATTTGGCGATGGAAAAGTGCGGTGAAAATTTCAGTGATTTTATTTGGTCATTTGTGAATCATAAACCGATTGTCAATAATGTACCTGATTTGCGATCTGTGCCGGCTAAAACAGAAGCATCGAAAGCACTTTCTAAAGCCTTAAAAAAACGTGGTTTCGTCTTTGTTGGCGAAACCACGTGCTATGCGTTTATGCAGTCTATGGGGTTAGTGGACGATCATTTAAATAATTGTCCTTGCAAAACTCGCTAG
- a CDS encoding glycosyltransferase family 2 protein has translation MPTISVAMIVKNEAQDLANCLDTVKDWVDEIIILDSGSTDNTKEIALSYGAKFYENSNWPGFGKQRQLAQQYVTSDYVLWLDADERVTPKLQQAILSAVKNDRENTVYEIPRVSEVFGREIRHSGWYPDYVVRLYRTNYAQYNDSLVHEKVEFPAGTKVEKLTGDLEHFTYKSIHHYLVKSAGYAKAWADQRQAKGKKTTLWQGITHALGCFVKMYLLKAGFLDGKQGFLLAVLSAHSTFVKYADLWERDQHKY, from the coding sequence ATGCCTACAATTAGCGTTGCGATGATTGTAAAAAATGAAGCACAAGACCTCGCCAATTGCTTAGACACCGTAAAAGATTGGGTGGATGAAATTATCATTCTAGATTCTGGTAGCACAGATAACACTAAAGAAATTGCGCTCAGTTATGGAGCGAAATTCTATGAAAATAGCAACTGGCCGGGCTTTGGTAAACAACGCCAATTAGCCCAACAATATGTAACCAGTGATTATGTACTTTGGCTAGATGCAGATGAACGAGTTACACCCAAGCTACAACAAGCTATCTTAAGTGCGGTTAAAAATGATCGAGAAAATACCGTTTATGAAATTCCACGAGTTAGTGAAGTTTTTGGGCGTGAAATTCGCCATTCAGGCTGGTATCCAGATTATGTGGTTCGCCTCTATCGCACAAATTATGCGCAATATAACGATTCACTTGTGCATGAAAAAGTGGAATTTCCAGCTGGGACAAAAGTAGAAAAATTAACCGGTGATTTAGAACATTTCACTTATAAAAGCATCCATCATTATCTAGTGAAATCCGCAGGTTATGCAAAAGCCTGGGCAGACCAACGCCAGGCAAAAGGAAAAAAAACCACACTTTGGCAAGGAATCACTCACGCACTCGGTTGTTTTGTGAAGATGTATTTGTTAAAGGCGGGTTTTTTAGATGGCAAACAAGGATTTTTATTAGCGGTGTTATCGGCGCATTCAACCTTTGTAAAATACGCCGATTTATGGGAGCGCGATCAGCATAAATACTAG
- the waaA gene encoding lipid IV(A) 3-deoxy-D-manno-octulosonic acid transferase yields the protein MWRFFYTSLMYLIQPLVLLFMWLLGFKAPNYRKRLGERYGFYASLTPPKAGGIVIHAASVGEVIAATPLVQKLQQNYPHLPITFTTVTPTGSDRVKAAFGNSVFHCYLPYDIPCAINRFIDFVHPKLCIVIETELWPNLIQRFYRRDIPFVVANARLSARSARRYGKIKPRLQNMFSQIDLIAPQDKISSNRYLDLGYRKDKLKVTGNIKYDLSITDELREKIDALRALWVKNRPIWIVASTHEGEEQIILQAHRQLLEKYPNLLVLLVPRHPERFNVVADLLKKEKFQFIRRSTNELPNENTQVILGDSMGELMLMYGVSDIAFVGGSLVKHGGHNPLEPLAFKMPVITGKYTFNFPEIFRMLVEVQGVLEVNSTADALERAVEALLNSKEASERLGNAGYEVLMENRGALQRLLDLLKPYLERNV from the coding sequence ATGTGGCGTTTTTTTTATACGAGCTTGATGTATCTGATTCAACCGTTAGTGCTGCTCTTTATGTGGCTACTCGGATTTAAGGCACCGAATTACCGAAAAAGGCTTGGTGAGCGTTACGGTTTTTATGCTTCACTGACACCGCCTAAGGCTGGTGGTATCGTTATTCATGCGGCATCCGTGGGTGAGGTCATTGCTGCCACGCCACTCGTGCAAAAACTCCAACAAAATTACCCGCACTTACCTATTACTTTCACTACGGTCACCCCTACGGGTTCTGATCGTGTCAAAGCGGCGTTTGGCAATAGCGTTTTCCATTGCTATTTGCCTTATGACATACCTTGCGCCATTAATCGTTTTATTGACTTTGTTCACCCAAAACTTTGTATTGTGATTGAAACCGAACTTTGGCCAAATTTAATCCAACGATTTTATCGCCGTGACATTCCTTTTGTTGTGGCAAATGCACGCTTGTCTGCACGTTCAGCGCGCCGTTATGGAAAAATTAAACCGCGTTTGCAAAATATGTTTTCACAAATTGATTTAATTGCACCTCAAGACAAAATTAGTAGCAATCGTTATTTGGATTTAGGTTATCGCAAAGATAAATTGAAGGTGACGGGCAATATTAAATATGATCTCTCCATCACTGATGAGTTACGTGAAAAGATTGATGCTTTACGAGCACTTTGGGTAAAAAATCGTCCGATTTGGATTGTCGCGAGTACCCATGAAGGCGAAGAGCAAATTATCTTACAAGCACATCGCCAATTATTGGAAAAATACCCAAACTTATTGGTATTACTCGTTCCGCGCCATCCAGAGCGTTTTAATGTGGTGGCTGATTTACTCAAAAAGGAAAAATTCCAATTTATTCGCCGTTCTACAAATGAGTTACCAAATGAGAATACTCAAGTGATTTTGGGTGATAGTATGGGCGAACTCATGTTGATGTATGGCGTTTCTGATATTGCTTTTGTGGGCGGAAGCCTTGTGAAACATGGTGGACACAATCCACTGGAACCTCTTGCGTTTAAAATGCCAGTGATTACTGGCAAGTATACTTTCAATTTCCCTGAGATATTTCGAATGCTGGTAGAAGTACAAGGTGTGCTAGAAGTTAATTCAACCGCAGATGCCTTAGAACGTGCGGTAGAAGCCTTATTAAATTCAAAAGAGGCGAGTGAACGTTTAGGCAATGCTGGCTATGAGGTGCTGATGGAAAACCGAGGGGCATTACAACGTTTGTTAGATTTATTAAAACCTTATTTGGAGCGTAATGTATGA
- the coaD gene encoding pantetheine-phosphate adenylyltransferase has protein sequence MTSVIYPGTFDPITNGHLDIIERSAVIFPRVLVAVANSPSKKPLFSLDERVELVRQSVAHLSNVEVFGFSDLLANVIKQHNISAIIRGVRTTTDFEYELQLAALNRLLTKGVDSLFFPPAEKWAFVSSTIVREIYLHGGDVAELVPVPVFNALKAR, from the coding sequence ATGACGAGCGTGATTTATCCCGGTACTTTTGATCCGATTACGAACGGTCATTTAGACATTATTGAAAGAAGTGCGGTGATTTTTCCTCGTGTTTTAGTAGCGGTGGCGAATAGCCCAAGCAAAAAGCCACTATTTTCTTTGGATGAACGCGTGGAGCTTGTTCGTCAATCTGTTGCGCATTTATCTAATGTTGAGGTGTTTGGCTTTTCTGATTTGTTGGCCAATGTGATTAAGCAGCACAATATTTCCGCCATTATTCGCGGCGTACGCACGACAACAGATTTTGAATATGAACTTCAATTAGCAGCACTGAATCGTTTACTCACAAAAGGCGTAGATAGTCTGTTTTTCCCTCCAGCAGAAAAATGGGCTTTTGTTTCTTCTACTATTGTGCGTGAAATTTATTTACATGGAGGAGATGTCGCCGAGCTAGTTCCTGTACCTGTGTTTAATGCGTTAAAAGCACGATGA
- a CDS encoding YceK/YidQ family lipoprotein has translation MIKIFIFLTALIALSGCGSVVKLIDPTEKYTAYAGVAYDLEMSQQWGLPILDLPLSFLLDTVLLPYAWAQ, from the coding sequence ATGATAAAAATCTTTATTTTTTTGACCGCACTTATCGCTTTATCTGGTTGTGGTTCCGTGGTTAAACTTATCGATCCAACAGAAAAATATACCGCCTATGCAGGGGTTGCTTATGATCTTGAAATGTCCCAACAATGGGGATTGCCAATCTTAGATTTGCCTCTCTCATTTTTATTAGACACCGTATTACTGCCCTATGCGTGGGCCCAATAA
- the rep gene encoding DNA helicase Rep: protein MKLNPQQQQAVEYVTGPCLVLAGAGSGKTRVIINKIAHLIEKCGYSPKQIAAVTFTNKAAREMKERVAHSIGKEQSKGLLVSTFHTLGFDIIKREYKALGFKSNMTLFDEHDQFALLKELTVDVLKEDKNLLRELISVISNWKNDLISPKQAFALARDAKYQTFAKCYERYATQIRAYNALDFDDLIMLPTLLFKQNEEVRSKWQAKIRYLLVDEYQDTNTSQYELIKLLVGHRACFTVVGDDDQSIYSWRGARPENMVRLRDDFPRLQVIKLEQNYRSTQRILHCANILIDNNEHVFDKKLFSTIGEGEKLLVIEAKNEEHEAERVVAELIAHRFSRKTKYKDYAILYRGNHQSRLLEKVLMQNRIPYKISGGTSFFSRAEIKDMMAYLRLVVNQDDDAAFLRIVNTPKREIGTATLQKLGELAQEKHISLFDTIFEFELIQRITPKAYDSLQKFGRWIVELNDEIQRSEPERAVRSMLSAIHYEEYLYEYATSPKAAEMQSKNVATLFDWVADMLKGDETNEPMNLNQVVTRLTLRDMLERGEDDDESDQVQLMTLHASKGLEFPYVYLIGMEEGILPHQTSIDEDNVEEERRLAYVGITRAQKELTFSLCRERRQYGELVRPEPSRFLAELPNDDVLWERDKPKLTTEQKQEKTQNQLDRLRVILKGG from the coding sequence ATGAAACTCAATCCTCAACAACAACAAGCCGTTGAATATGTGACTGGCCCTTGTCTTGTGCTTGCTGGCGCAGGCTCAGGCAAAACTCGCGTCATTATTAATAAAATCGCCCATTTAATTGAAAAGTGCGGTTATTCTCCGAAACAAATTGCCGCTGTTACTTTTACCAACAAAGCCGCACGCGAGATGAAAGAGCGTGTTGCACATTCCATTGGCAAAGAGCAATCTAAAGGTTTGCTCGTTTCCACTTTTCATACGCTTGGTTTTGACATTATTAAGCGTGAATATAAAGCATTGGGCTTTAAATCAAATATGACTTTGTTTGACGAACACGATCAATTTGCGTTGTTAAAAGAGCTAACCGTTGATGTGTTAAAAGAAGATAAGAATTTATTGCGTGAGTTAATTTCAGTGATTTCTAACTGGAAGAACGATTTGATTTCGCCAAAACAGGCATTTGCGTTGGCACGTGATGCTAAATATCAAACTTTCGCAAAATGTTATGAGCGTTACGCCACACAAATTCGAGCCTACAATGCCCTTGATTTTGATGATTTGATTATGCTGCCGACGTTGTTGTTCAAGCAAAATGAAGAAGTGCGGTCAAAATGGCAGGCAAAAATTCGTTATTTGTTGGTGGATGAATATCAAGATACCAATACCAGTCAATATGAGCTGATTAAACTTTTAGTGGGTCATCGTGCTTGTTTCACTGTAGTGGGCGATGATGACCAATCTATTTATTCATGGCGTGGCGCACGTCCAGAAAATATGGTGCGTTTACGCGATGATTTCCCTCGTTTGCAAGTGATTAAGCTAGAGCAAAATTATCGCTCAACCCAGCGTATTTTGCATTGCGCCAATATCTTGATTGATAACAATGAGCACGTGTTTGATAAGAAACTTTTTTCAACTATTGGAGAAGGGGAGAAATTGCTTGTCATCGAAGCAAAAAATGAAGAACACGAAGCAGAGCGGGTTGTCGCCGAGTTGATCGCCCATCGTTTTAGCCGTAAAACCAAATATAAAGATTACGCGATTTTGTATCGAGGCAATCATCAATCCCGATTACTCGAAAAAGTACTGATGCAAAATCGCATTCCTTACAAAATTTCGGGCGGTACTTCTTTTTTCTCCCGTGCAGAAATCAAAGATATGATGGCGTATTTACGCTTGGTGGTGAATCAAGATGATGACGCAGCATTTCTGCGTATTGTGAATACACCGAAACGTGAAATTGGCACCGCAACCTTACAAAAACTTGGTGAGTTGGCTCAAGAAAAACACATCAGTTTGTTTGATACTATTTTTGAGTTTGAGCTTATTCAACGCATCACGCCAAAAGCCTATGATTCATTGCAAAAATTTGGCCGTTGGATTGTAGAACTTAATGATGAAATTCAACGTTCTGAACCTGAACGGGCGGTACGTTCAATGTTATCCGCGATTCATTATGAAGAATATTTGTACGAATACGCCACAAGCCCTAAAGCGGCAGAAATGCAAAGTAAGAATGTCGCCACGCTATTTGACTGGGTTGCGGATATGTTAAAAGGCGATGAAACCAATGAGCCGATGAACCTTAATCAAGTGGTAACCCGCCTAACATTACGCGATATGTTGGAGCGAGGCGAAGACGATGATGAGAGCGATCAAGTTCAACTGATGACATTGCACGCATCTAAAGGATTGGAATTTCCTTATGTTTATTTGATTGGTATGGAAGAGGGTATTTTGCCCCACCAAACCAGTATTGATGAAGACAATGTGGAAGAAGAACGCCGCTTGGCTTATGTGGGTATAACAAGAGCACAAAAAGAACTCACCTTTTCTTTATGTCGTGAGCGCCGTCAATATGGTGAATTAGTTCGCCCAGAACCGAGCCGATTTTTAGCCGAATTACCCAATGATGATGTGTTATGGGAACGCGATAAACCAAAACTAACCACCGAGCAAAAACAAGAAAAAACACAAAACCAACTTGATCGATTGAGGGTGATTTTGAAAGGAGGCTAG